The proteins below come from a single Salinilacihabitans rarus genomic window:
- a CDS encoding ABC transporter ATP-binding protein: MSDTAGDPATGADAAGEAASAVTTEERRPEAELVVSNIEKRFGGITAVDGASFEVEEGTLTGLIGPNGAGKSTTFNLITGIHRPDGGRVTFQGHDVTTLSPHEVVDYGLVRTFQIAREMPNMTVLENLMLPAKDQLGEALWRSVTPIVRDEVERQEAELLERVWKTLEFFEIEHIAEEKAGNLSGGQRKLLEMARALMTDPEMLLLDEPFAGVNPTLEKKLLGHIHDLRADGYTFLIVEHDMDVIMENCEHVIVMHQGTVLAEGPPEEITSDERVIEAYLGGEV, translated from the coding sequence ATGAGCGACACGGCTGGCGACCCCGCTACCGGCGCGGACGCGGCCGGGGAGGCGGCGTCCGCGGTGACGACCGAGGAGCGCCGTCCGGAGGCGGAACTCGTCGTCTCCAACATCGAGAAGCGCTTCGGCGGCATCACGGCCGTCGACGGGGCCTCCTTCGAGGTCGAGGAGGGGACCCTGACCGGCCTCATCGGGCCCAACGGCGCCGGCAAGTCCACGACGTTCAACCTCATCACCGGCATCCACCGGCCCGACGGCGGCCGCGTCACCTTCCAGGGCCACGACGTCACGACCCTCAGCCCGCACGAGGTCGTCGACTACGGGCTGGTCCGGACGTTCCAGATCGCCCGGGAGATGCCGAACATGACCGTCCTCGAGAACCTGATGCTGCCGGCGAAAGACCAGCTGGGCGAGGCGCTCTGGCGGTCCGTGACGCCGATCGTCCGGGACGAGGTCGAACGCCAGGAGGCGGAACTCCTGGAACGCGTGTGGAAGACCCTCGAGTTCTTCGAGATCGAGCACATCGCCGAGGAGAAGGCGGGCAACCTCTCGGGCGGGCAGCGAAAGCTACTCGAGATGGCCCGCGCGCTGATGACCGATCCCGAGATGCTGCTGCTGGACGAACCGTTCGCGGGCGTCAACCCGACGCTCGAGAAGAAGTTGCTCGGGCACATCCACGACCTGCGGGCCGACGGCTACACCTTCCTCATCGTCGAACACGACATGGACGTCATCATGGAGAACTGCGAGCACGTCATCGTGATGCACCAGGGGACGGTCCTCGCGGAGGGCCCCCCCGAGGAGATCACGTCGGACGAGCGGGTAATCGAAGCCTACCTCGGGGGTGAGGTCTGA